The following are encoded in a window of Phaseolus vulgaris cultivar G19833 chromosome 3, P. vulgaris v2.0, whole genome shotgun sequence genomic DNA:
- the LOC137805538 gene encoding uncharacterized protein has product MRTTRSSSVVPSTKEDVVSMTQVMEMMRTLQENVAASCSEKERMHEALVASQARNEELNRVNEELCKALQGREERAIGDRSALASPPRSFPMPFSQEIMDAVVPANTVAVKASFTGVEDPKAHLTAFHTQMMLSGGSYAVYYKVFMSTLNGTALDWFVSLPTGHITTFQQFSKMFVEQYIVNKAPPMVSYDLFDVRQYQGESLKDFLNRFGAQIVRLPGKDEEMFVHAFKKGVLPGPFSESLIRSHPTTFVEIRRRVVAHIVVESEVSEKRGNVAPAKPCAQTRVQPQRVMEAATRRKDQRMHHPYDPKKSKGKGPGRPRESNCPPSYEFVMGLADLIAIPNIAARLKAPKKTTDKVLGQKPDAWCEFHKSFGHSINSCLALGYHLAELVKCKFLKDYLLEKQVGQSSGSQLASSEGTQHEAPIHSEIHTIAGGFSGGGCTAS; this is encoded by the coding sequence ATGAGGACAACGCGATCCAGTTCAGTTGTGCCGTCAACCAAAGAGGACGTTGTGTCTATGACACaggtgatggagatgatgaggACGTTGCAGGAGAATGTAGCTGCATCATGTTCTGAAAAAGAGAGAATGCACGAGGCACTAGTGGCCTCGCAGgctaggaatgaagagctcaatAGAGTTAATGAAGAGCTATGTAAAGCTCTTCAGGGACGGGAGGAGCGTGCGATTGGGGACAGATCTGCACTCGCATCCCCACCGCGTAGTTTTCCCATGCCGTTTTCTCAAGAAATCATGGACGCGGTGGTCCCTGCAAATACGGTGGCGGTGAAAGCATCTTTCACCGGGGTGGAAGATCCTAAGgctcatctcacggcgtttcacacgcagatgatgctctcaggaGGTTCATACGCGGTCTACTacaaggtgttcatgagcactctcaaTGGAACAGCGCTGGACTGGTTTGTCAGTCtacctactggccacattaccacgttccaGCAGTTCTCCAAGATGttcgttgagcagtacatagtgaacaaagCACCGCCGATGGTGtcttacgatctgttcgacgtgaggcagtaccaaggggagtctcTAAAGGATTTTttgaacagattcggagctcaaATTGTTCGCTTGCCAggaaaggatgaagaaatgtttgtgcacgccttcaaaaagggcgtgttgcctggACCTTTTAGTGAGTCACTGATCAGGAGCCACCCCACCACGTTCGTTGAAATCCGACGACGTGTCGTGGCTCACATCGTCGTTGAGAGCGAAGTCTCCGAGAAAAGGGGAAATGTGGCCCCAGCTAAGCCATGCGCTCAGACGAGGGTTCAACCGCAGAGGGTCATGGAGGCAGCGACAAGGAGGAAGGATCAGAGGATGCatcatccttatgatccaaagaAGAGCAAGGGGAAGGGGCCAGGACGACCTAGAGAGTCTAATTGCCCGCCGAGCTACGAGTTCGTGATGGGATTGGctgacctgatcgccatcccgaacattgctgccaggctcaaagcGCCTAAGAAGACAACGGATAAGGTGTTGGGCCAAAAACCAGACGCGTGGTGTGAattccacaagagctttggccactccattaattcgtgtttggctttgggatACCATCTCGCCGAGCTGGTCAAGTGCAAGTTCTTGAAGGACTACTtgttggagaagcaggtggggCAATCGTCAGGGTCACAACTGGCGAGCAGTGAGGGAACGCAGCACGAGGCGCCCATTCAcagcgagatccacaccatagctggggGATTCTCGGGTGGTGGGTGTACTGCATCGTAG